A single region of the Vanacampus margaritifer isolate UIUO_Vmar chromosome 13, RoL_Vmar_1.0, whole genome shotgun sequence genome encodes:
- the gtpbp6 gene encoding putative GTP-binding protein 6 — protein sequence MAIARRLQAWSSLLHRTCTRSSRPVASVPPAWTSCLPPHGEALVPQCRRAFGLSRCTLRRSDDFTEDRGFTRLEDDSDEDEDPMEEQEADDLFQELQPTTTLAGGPHRVFVVHPDVKWGSRKQHLTTAELMMAEAVALVNTLDEWTVVDRLILSTKTPEKKKIFGKGNFQMLTERIRRTAGITAVLVNVEQLSPVSERELEEAWGLKVLDRYSLVLHIFRRNAKTKEAKLQISLAEIPLLRSRLKNEFLNLDQQGGGTRYIGGSGETQLEVQQRLLRDREMKIRTALEKLSRKRRMLRTRRSTDKDFPLISVLGYTNCGKTTLIKALTGDAGMHPEDRLFATLDVTVHAGQLPGRVAVLYVDTIGFLSQLPHQLIDSFAATLEDIKHSDLLLHVRDVSHPENVNQKANVLNVLRNLRVPHALMSSMIEVHNKIDLIDDYESTEADALAVSALDGRGLEALRAAVERRVLAATGKHVISLKVDLSTPQLSWLHREAAVQDVSVDGDEGSAVVKVVIGNAAYGRYRKLFG from the exons ATGGCGATCGCGAGGAGACTCCAAGCGTGGTCGTCTCTGCTGCACCGAACCTGCACACGCAGCAGCCGGCCAGTCGCATCGGTGCCCCCCGCGTGGACGAGCTGCCTTCCACCGCACGGAGAAGCCCTCGTGCCGCAGTGCAGAAGAGCGTTCGGCCTCTCTCGCTGCACCCTGAGGCGATCGGACGACTTCACCGaagacagag GTTTCACGCGACTGGAAGATGACAGCGACGAGGATGAAGACCCGATGGAGGAGCAGGAGGCGGATGACCTGTTCCAGGAGCTGCAGCCCACCACGACCCTCGCAGGAGGCCCGCACCGGGTTTTTGTGGTCCACCCTGATGTCAAGTGGGGAAGCAGGAAGCAACACCTGACCACAG CCGAGCTGATGATGGCGGAGGCCGTGGCGCTGGTCAACACGCTGGACGAGTGGACGGTGGTGGACCGACTCATCCTGTCCACCAAGACCCCCGAGAAAAAGAAGATCTTCGGCAAAGGAAACTTCCAGATGCTTACGG AGAGGATCAGACGGACGGCGGGCATCACCGCCGTTTTGGTCAACGTAGAGCAGCTGTCGCCGGTGTCAGAG AGGGAGCTAGAGGAGGCCTGGGGGTTGAAGGTGTTGGACCGATACTCGCTGGTGCTGCACATCTTCCGTCGCAACGCCAAAACCAAAGAGGCCAAGCTGCAAATTTCGCTGGCTGAAATCCCTCTACTAAG GTCACGTCTGAAGAACGAATTCCTCAACTTGGACCAGCAGGGTGGAGGCACCCGATACATCGGAGGCTCGG GCGAGACGCAACTGGAAGTCCAGCAGAGGCTGCTGAGGGACCGCGAGATGAAGATCCGCACGGCGCTGGAAAAGCTGAGCAGGAAGCGGCGAATGCTTCGAACCCGCCGGAGCACGGACAAGGACTTCCCGCTCATCTCCGTGCTGGGATACACAAACTGTG GCAAGACGACACTGATCAAAGCGCTAACGGGCGACGCGGGGATGCACCCCGAGGATCGTCTTTTCGCCACGCTGGACGTGACGGTGCACGCGGGCCAGCTGCCCGGCCGCGTCGCCGTCCTCTACGTGGACACCATCGGCTTCCTGTCGCAGCTGCCGCACCAGCTCATCGACTCGTTCGCCGCCACGTTGGAGGACATTAAGCACTCG GACTTGTTGCTTCACGTGCGTGACGTGAGCCATCCAGAAAACGTCAACCAGAAGGCCAACGTGTTGAACGTCTTGAGGAACCTTCGAGTGCCCCACGCACTCATGAGCTCCATGATTGAAGTCCACAACAAGATCGACCTCATCGACGA CTACGAATCAACGGAAGCCGACGCCCTCGCCGTCTCCGCCCTGGACGGGCGCGGCCTGGAGGCGCTGAGGGCGGCGGTGGAACGGCGCGTGCTGGCCGCGACGGGCAAACACGTCATCAGCCTCAAGGTGGACCTCAGCACGCCGCAGCTCAG CTGGCTGCACAGGGAGGCCGCCGTGCAGGACGTCAGCGTGGACGGCGACGAGGGCTCGGCCGTCGTCAAGGTGGTCATCGGCAACGCCGCCTACGGCCGCTACAGGAAGTTGTTCGGCTAA
- the LOC144062437 gene encoding ICOS ligand-like isoform X2, translating to MRGPLWSSGLLLGFVFFTSCTTWDEECVLGIVGQPLRLSCFYPDALTLANVSVEWRRNEDKVMRDDDDDDDDALRTGNFTLRLSAVEPQEDNASYSVIVTSSGNRNLEACTLCVRVAAPFSPPELQWEVAEQDIHSVFQCDSGGGFPEPLVYWLIDGGAQETPEGSVETQVERRPDSRLYHVTSFLTVNVTDANVSCVIHNALINQTLTSTTHAVWYGPVVTRATDSLWLFSTALCAVVGVMVAVGLGYQIHLDRVSKRKKIQHLSIRRNRGYHRRRQETEDTEVVTLESESNV from the exons ATGCGCGGACCACTTTGGAGCTCAGGACTGCTACTCGGCTTCGTCTTCTTCACCAGCTGCACAACTTGGG ACGAGGAGTGCGTGCTGGGCATCGTGGGCCAGCCGCTGCGGCTTTCCTGCTTTTACCCGGACGCCCTGACCTTGGCCAATGTTTCTGTGGAGTGGAGGAGGAACGAGGACAAGGTGATGcgagatgatgatgacgacgacgatgatgctCTTCGCACCGGCAACTTCACCTTGAGGCTCTCCGCTGTGGAGCCGCAGGAGGACAATGCGTCCTACAGCGTCATAGTCACCTCTTCGGGAAACCGCAACCTTGAGGCCTGCACGCTGTGCGTCAGGGTCGCTG CGCCGTTCAGCCCCCCCGAGCTGCAGTGGGAGGTGGCCGAGCAGGACATTCACAGCGTCTTCCAGTGCGACTCGGGCGGCGGCTTCCCCGAGCCGCTCGTCTATTGGCTGATTGACGGCGGGGCCCAGGAGACCCCGGAGGGCTCGGTAGAGACCCAGGTGGAGCGCCGGCCAGACTCGCGCCTCTATCACGTCACCAGCTTCCTGACCGTCAACGTGACGGACGCCAACGTGTCATGTGTTATTCACAACGCGCTCATCAACCAGACCCTCACCTCCACCACAC ACGCGGTGTGGTATGGCCCCGTGGTGACCCGGGCCACCGACTCCCTGTGGCTGTTCAGTACGGCCCTGTGCGCCGTGGTGGGTGTCATGGTGGCAGTGGGCTTGGGCTACCAGATCCACCTGGACCGGGTGAGCAAGAGGAAGAAGATACAACACCTGAGTATTAGAAGGAACAGAg GTTACCACAGGAGACGTCAAGAAACGGAGGATACGGAGGTGGTCACGTTGGAGTCGGAGTCCAACGTCTAG
- the LOC144062437 gene encoding ICOS ligand-like isoform X1 produces MRGPLWSSGLLLGFVFFTSCTTWDEECVLGIVGQPLRLSCFYPDALTLANVSVEWRRNEDKVMRDDDDDDDDALRTGNFTLRLSAVEPQEDNASYSVIVTSSGNRNLEACTLCVRVAAPFSPPELQWEVAEQDIHSVFQCDSGGGFPEPLVYWLIDGGAQETPEGSVETQVERRPDSRLYHVTSFLTVNVTDANVSCVIHNALINQTLTSTTRMWDVTGGDAVWYGPVVTRATDSLWLFSTALCAVVGVMVAVGLGYQIHLDRVSKRKKIQHLSIRRNRGYHRRRQETEDTEVVTLESESNV; encoded by the exons ATGCGCGGACCACTTTGGAGCTCAGGACTGCTACTCGGCTTCGTCTTCTTCACCAGCTGCACAACTTGGG ACGAGGAGTGCGTGCTGGGCATCGTGGGCCAGCCGCTGCGGCTTTCCTGCTTTTACCCGGACGCCCTGACCTTGGCCAATGTTTCTGTGGAGTGGAGGAGGAACGAGGACAAGGTGATGcgagatgatgatgacgacgacgatgatgctCTTCGCACCGGCAACTTCACCTTGAGGCTCTCCGCTGTGGAGCCGCAGGAGGACAATGCGTCCTACAGCGTCATAGTCACCTCTTCGGGAAACCGCAACCTTGAGGCCTGCACGCTGTGCGTCAGGGTCGCTG CGCCGTTCAGCCCCCCCGAGCTGCAGTGGGAGGTGGCCGAGCAGGACATTCACAGCGTCTTCCAGTGCGACTCGGGCGGCGGCTTCCCCGAGCCGCTCGTCTATTGGCTGATTGACGGCGGGGCCCAGGAGACCCCGGAGGGCTCGGTAGAGACCCAGGTGGAGCGCCGGCCAGACTCGCGCCTCTATCACGTCACCAGCTTCCTGACCGTCAACGTGACGGACGCCAACGTGTCATGTGTTATTCACAACGCGCTCATCAACCAGACCCTCACCTCCACCACACGTATGTGGGATGTCACTGGAGGGG ACGCGGTGTGGTATGGCCCCGTGGTGACCCGGGCCACCGACTCCCTGTGGCTGTTCAGTACGGCCCTGTGCGCCGTGGTGGGTGTCATGGTGGCAGTGGGCTTGGGCTACCAGATCCACCTGGACCGGGTGAGCAAGAGGAAGAAGATACAACACCTGAGTATTAGAAGGAACAGAg GTTACCACAGGAGACGTCAAGAAACGGAGGATACGGAGGTGGTCACGTTGGAGTCGGAGTCCAACGTCTAG
- the nit2 gene encoding omega-amidase NIT2 — translation MSTISRAMSMFRLAVIQLQVGSVKADNLTRARRLIDEAAGQGSKVVLLPECFNSPYGSGFFPTYAERIPGESTQLLSQAAKDNKVYLVGGSIPEEDAGKLYNSCLVFGPDGQLLVKHRKIHLFDIDIPGKIRFQESETLSPGDTLSMFETPFCKVGVGICYDLRFAELAQLYSRKGCQLLLYPGAFNMTTGPAHWELLQRGRAVDNQVYVATASPARDESASYVAWGHSTVVNPWGDVISKAGAEEAVIYADIDLQYLADVRQQIPITAQRRHDVYAVTSAEGEAR, via the exons ATGTCTACGATATCGAGGGCAATGTCCA TGTTCCGTCTTGCCGTCATCCAGCTGCAGGTGGGCAGCGTCAAGGCGGACAACCTGACCCGAGCCCGGAGGCTCATCGACGAGGCGGCAGGACAAGGCAGCAAAGTGGTACTACTGCCG GAATGCTTCAATTCGCCTTACGGGAGCGGCTTCTTTCCCACCTACGCTGAGAGGATCCCAGGAGAGTCCACGCAGCTTCTGTCCCAGGCGGCCAAGGACAACAAGGTCTACCTGGTCGGAG GATCCATCCCAGAAGAGGATGCAGGCAAGTTGTACAACAGCTGTCTTGTGTTTGGACCCGACGGACAGCTCCTCGTCAAACACAGGAAG ATCCACCTGTTCGACATCGACATTCCAGGCAAGATCCGCTTCCAGGAGTCGGAGACGCTGAGCCCAGGCGACACCTTGTCCATGTTTGAGACCC CCTTCTGCAAAGTGGGCGTGGGCATTTGTTATGACCTGAGGTTCGCCGAGCTGGCGCAGCTCTACAGCAGGAAGG GGTGTCAGCTGCTGCTCTACCCAGGAGCCTTCAACATGACCACGGGTCCGGCCCACTGGGAGCTCCTGCAGAGGGGCCG GGCTGTGGACAACCAGGTGTACGTGGCCACAGCGTCGCCCGCCAGGGACGAGAGCGCCTCCTACGTGGCCTGGGGTCACAGCACCGTGGTCAACCCCTG GGGGGACGTGATCTCGAAAGCCGGGGCCGAGGAAGCTGTGATCTACGCCGATATCG ACCTGCAGTACCTGGCCGACGTCAGGCAGCAGATCCCCATCACGGCCCAGCGCCGCCATGACGTCTACGCCGTCACCTCCGCGGAGGGAGAGGCGAGatga